One window from the genome of Acinetobacter lanii encodes:
- a CDS encoding IS1 family transposase codes for MIIEKTTYVCTRCQSPNIHKNGHNKSGNAQFRCKDCGRSSVLKPKIKYTEEQKELIISTYLERGSLRGMQRLFGVAPETLMGWIKKSKQQETE; via the coding sequence ATGATCATAGAAAAGACAACTTATGTCTGCACCCGTTGCCAATCACCCAATATCCATAAGAATGGTCACAACAAAAGTGGAAATGCACAGTTCAGATGTAAAGATTGTGGGCGCTCTAGTGTACTCAAACCCAAAATTAAATATACCGAAGAACAGAAAGAACTCATTATCAGTACCTATCTTGAACGAGGCAGTTTGAGAGGCATGCAGCGTCTATTCGGTGTTGCACCTGAAACACTGATGGGCTGGATAAAAAAAAGTAAACAGCAGGAAACTGAGTGA
- a CDS encoding IlvD/Edd family dehydratase, whose translation MTDQSKRIFLRSQEWFDDPSHADMTALYVERYMNYGLTREELQSGRPIIGIAQTGSDLTPCNRHHKELAERVKAGIRDAGGIPMEFPVHPIAEQSRRPTAALDRNLAYLGLVEILHGYPLDGVVLTTGCDKTTPACLMAAATTDLPAIVLSGGPMLDGHYKGELIGSGTVIWHARNLLAAGDIDYEGFMEMTTSASPSVGHCNTMGTALSMNALAEALGMSLPTCASIPAPYRERGQMAYITGKRICEMVKEDLRPSKIMTKKSFENAIAVASALGASSNCPPHLIAIARHMGIELTLDDWQRVGEDIPLIVNCMPAGKYLGEGFHRAGGVPAVMHELQKAGVLHEDCASVSGKTMGEIASQSQTSNADVIFSYDEPLKHGAGFIVLSGNFFDSAIMKMSVVGEAFRKTYLSNPNEENSFEARAIVFEGPEDYHARINDGELNIDEHCILVIRGAGTVGYPGSAEVVNMAPPTELIKKGIDSLPCLGDGRQSGTSASPSILNMSPEAAVGGGIALLKTNDKLRIDLNNRSVNVLISDEELQQRRAAWTPNVPPSQTPWQEIYRSMVGQLSTGGCLEPATLHLNVIRPDNLPRHSH comes from the coding sequence ATGACAGATCAAAGTAAACGGATTTTTTTACGTAGTCAGGAATGGTTTGACGACCCTTCCCATGCAGACATGACCGCACTTTATGTTGAACGTTACATGAACTACGGTTTGACACGTGAAGAACTACAGTCTGGACGTCCAATCATTGGTATTGCACAAACGGGAAGCGATTTAACCCCGTGCAACCGTCACCATAAAGAGTTGGCAGAACGTGTGAAAGCAGGCATCCGTGATGCGGGTGGTATTCCGATGGAGTTTCCAGTGCATCCGATTGCTGAGCAATCTAGACGCCCTACTGCAGCACTTGACCGTAATTTGGCATATTTGGGTCTGGTTGAAATTTTACATGGTTATCCTTTGGATGGCGTTGTCCTCACAACAGGTTGTGATAAGACTACCCCTGCTTGCCTCATGGCGGCTGCAACCACCGACTTACCTGCCATTGTGCTCTCTGGTGGCCCAATGTTAGATGGTCATTATAAAGGTGAGCTGATCGGTTCAGGCACAGTGATTTGGCATGCTCGTAATTTGTTGGCAGCAGGTGACATTGACTACGAAGGGTTCATGGAAATGACCACTTCGGCATCCCCTTCAGTGGGACACTGCAACACCATGGGTACTGCACTGTCTATGAATGCGTTAGCAGAAGCACTCGGGATGTCTTTACCGACGTGTGCCAGTATCCCTGCGCCATACCGTGAACGGGGTCAAATGGCTTATATCACGGGTAAACGTATTTGTGAAATGGTCAAAGAAGACTTAAGACCATCGAAAATCATGACCAAAAAGTCCTTTGAAAATGCCATTGCTGTTGCATCAGCTTTAGGTGCTTCAAGTAACTGCCCGCCTCATTTGATTGCGATTGCACGTCATATGGGAATTGAACTGACCCTAGATGATTGGCAACGTGTGGGCGAAGACATTCCATTGATTGTAAACTGTATGCCTGCCGGAAAATACTTAGGCGAAGGTTTCCATCGTGCTGGCGGTGTACCTGCGGTAATGCATGAATTGCAAAAAGCGGGTGTATTGCATGAAGACTGTGCATCTGTCAGTGGTAAAACCATGGGTGAAATTGCCAGTCAATCTCAAACCTCAAATGCTGACGTGATTTTCTCCTATGATGAGCCATTAAAACATGGTGCAGGTTTTATTGTCTTAAGCGGAAACTTCTTCGACAGCGCCATTATGAAAATGTCAGTCGTGGGTGAAGCCTTTAGAAAAACCTATTTGTCTAATCCTAATGAAGAAAATAGCTTTGAAGCACGTGCCATCGTGTTTGAAGGACCTGAGGATTATCATGCACGCATCAATGACGGTGAATTGAATATTGATGAGCATTGTATTTTGGTGATTCGTGGTGCAGGCACCGTGGGTTATCCAGGCAGTGCTGAAGTGGTGAACATGGCACCACCGACTGAATTAATTAAGAAAGGCATCGATTCACTCCCTTGTTTAGGGGACGGTCGTCAAAGTGGAACGTCAGCAAGTCCATCCATTTTAAATATGTCACCTGAGGCTGCTGTAGGTGGTGGTATTGCACTTCTGAAAACCAATGACAAATTACGTATTGATCTCAACAATCGTTCTGTAAATGTATTGATTTCAGATGAAGAGTTACAGCAACGCCGTGCAGCATGGACGCCAAATGTTCCACCATCGCAAACGCCATGGCAAGAGATTTACCGAAGCATGGTCGGACAACTCTCTACAGGTGGCTGTCTTGAGCCTGCAACTTTGCATCTTAATGTGATTCGTCCAGACAACTTACCAAGACACTCGCATTAA